AGGACGCCTGACAGCCACGCTGCTATCGCAACGGCAAAGCCATAGACACTAAAAATAAGAGCGGATTCCTGCATCGTCAAGCCATGGTCTGTTAAATAAGAAGAAAGCCAGCCTAACTCAAGGCCGTCACCCATCATAAAAATCAAAACTCCGAAATAACCGAGAGCCATTTTCCGATCCATCCCGATTCTGTCCAAAAGACGATCCACTTGTATTCCTCCTTTGCCTGATGGTTTTTAATAAGAAGGCTGCAAGCTTCCAACCAGCAGCCATTGTTTTTATAGATTCGGATCAAGCACAACCTTCAAGGACTCTGCCCCGTTTTTCACAAGCTGGAAGCCCTTTTCGAATTCTTCCAGCGGCAGTGTATGCGTCACGACACCGTCTGTCGGAAGGTCGCCGTTGGATATTCCTTTAATCACATGCTCGTAGCAGTATGGACCGAGGTGGGAACCAAGCACATCCAGTTCTTTGCGATCACTGATGATGCTCCAGTCTACTGTTACCGGCTCTTTAAATACGCTAAACTCTACGAAACGTCCAAGCTTGCGGATCATGGTCAGTCCTTGCTCCACCGACTTCTGTGCACCTGTTGCTTCAATATAAATGTCACAGCCATAACCGTCCGTTAATTCTTTGACAATGGCATCCACGTCATCCTTTGCCGGGTTGAGCACCATGTCTGCTCCGAACTTTTTGGCAAGCTCTAAACGCTCTTCGAAAAGGTCAAGCACGATTAGTTTCCCAGGGCCTGATTTCTTTATGGCACCAATCATCCCAAGACCAAGTGTTCCCGCCCCTGCAAGAACTACCACATCACCAAGCTGAATCTGTGCACGCTGTACAGCATGGAAAGAACATGCATACGGTTCGATCAAGATAGCTTTTTCAATCGGGAGGTCCTCAGGCACTTTATAATTGATGGCTTCCTTCGTAAATTTCATGTATTCTGCCATGGCACCGTTTACATTATTCTGAAACCCGTAGAGATCATGCTTTTCACACATCCAGTATTGTCCGCGATTACAGAAGCGGCAATCCCAGCAAGGAACGATCTGTTCCGAAATCACACGTTCGCCCAGCTCAAACCCGGTTACCCCTTCACCCAGACCAACTACATGACCGATAAATTCATGGCCAGGAATCATTGGAGCTTTAATATAGGCAGGCTGCTTTTCATCTCCCCAGAAGCTTGGTGCACCGTCAAACGCTTTTAAATCTCCGGCACAAATTCCGCACGCTTCCACTTTTACAAGAATCTCACCTTCTCCGATCTCAGGAACAGGAACCGTTTCAAACCGGTAATCTCCTGGCGCATATGCTACAACCGCCTTCATGGTCTTCGGAATACTCACATTCTTCGTCTCTTGTTCAGCAACCGTCTTCATGCTCATCAATATCTCTCCCTTTGTATGATAGTTATAGAGAACGCTTTCATTTTCTCAAAAAATAACTCACTTTCCTCCTTTTTATTTTTATATTCTTTCTTTTTTTATTGTTTATTTTCGTAATTGCGAGGTATTGGGTTTATTATAGTACCATTATGTTTGAATAGTCAATTAATTTTTGGATTTTTTGTATTTTGTTTTCGTTTTATTTTGTTTTATTATTGATTTACAATGTTTATGAAAGATGGTGTAATAGAATAATAAAAGTAAAACAACCAAAACGATAAACATAACTAATCGATTTGTAGGTGATTTTATTGGGAAAAATGTTTGTGCCAGAACGACGCAAAGCCATACTTGATAGATTGAATGAAAGCCAGAGAGTCTCCATCAAAGAACTTGCCCAAGAGATTCAAGTATCTGAAGCCACCCTCCGCACAGATCTAACACGCATGGAAGAAGAGGGACTGCTGAAACGGACCCATGGCGGTGCTGTCTTGGCAGAGTCAAATGACAATGAGACAAGCTTTTCCATCCGTGAAAAGAAAAACAAAACCGAAAAGTCAGTGATCGCCAAAGAGGCCGCCGCATTGATCGAAAACGGACAGTGCATCATGCTCGATGCCAGCTCCACCGCCCTCGAACTTGCCCGTGTCTTGAAGGAAAAGCAAATCAGGCTCACTGTTGTGACCAGCGGAATCAACACCGCTCTCGAGCTGAATGAACATCCGGACATTACCGTCATCTTATTGGGCGGCATCGTAAAACGAGGATCGCACTCCCTCGAAGGAACACTCGGGGTCAACATTCTAAGCCAGATTAATATTGATCTGCTGTTTACCTCAGCCAACGGGTTCTCCATTGAATCGGGACTTACCGATTTCAGCGTCTATGAAGTCGAGCTGAAGAAAGCGATGGTAAAGGCAAGCAAGAAAGTAGTAGCCTTGCTCGATCACTCCAAATTACACAAGAACTCCATCGCATCCTTCGCCGCTCTCGATGACCTTGACATCATCATTACAGACAGCAGTGATGCCGAAAGCGATAAATCCGCTCTCGAGCAGCATGGTGTTGAATTGATAACGGTGGAAACGGAATAAAGAAAAGCAGCCTGACAACATTTTGTCGGCTGCTTATTTTATTACCAAATGGTATAACCTCCATCGACAATAAAGGTCGATCCGGTTGCAAAGGTGGAAGCGTCCGATGCCAAATAGATCGCTAACCCGCCAAGTTCATGCGGTTCTCCCAGCCTCTTCATCGGTACAAGATCAAGCACATGCGCGAGTTCCCCTCCCGGCGCAAAGATTGGCTTCGTCATCTCCGTTTTCATATAGCCTGGCGCGATGGCGTTCACCCGGATATTATAAGGCGCCCACTCAGAGGCAAGACACTTTGTCATCATGGCTACTGCCGCTTTTGAAGCATTGTACGCGCACTGCGCTTCTGTGTTGGCGATAAAACTCGACATGGAAGCAACATTAATAACCGAGCCTCCTCCATTTTCTTTCATAACCTTTCCCGCATATTTAGAAAGCAGAAAGACACCATTCACGTTCACGTCCATTGTTTTCTTCCAATCTTCTAAACTCTGTTCTTCCACCGTGATCTTCTGGCAGATTCCCGCGTTGTTAACAAGAATATCGATGGCACCGAAATCGCTTACAATTTCGTTGATACAGCTTTTCACTTCATCCTCTAGGGTCACATCCAGTTTAAGACCCAGCGTTTTTACCTGATGAGCTTTGAGTTCTTCAGCACTCTGCTTTGCCGTGCCCTCGTCCATATCGGCGATCACTACGTTCGCGCCTGCCTGCGCGAGCGCTTCAGCCATCGCTTTCCCCAATCCTCTTCCTCCGCCTGTAACAAGAGCTGTCTTCCCTTTTAAACTAAAAAGCTGCTGATAGTCCATACATATCCTCCCTAAACTAAAAGTTATGTAGAATTCTATCATTTACTTTTGTTTTGTCAATTTTATTTTTGTTTTATTTCGTTTTCTGAAGTTAGATGGTAGGAACGGTTTCGATAACCTCCTGAAGATGGGAGATTCATAGAATGGAGGATTTTCGCTGCAATAGAAGGCGAGGCTATGTTAAGAAAGTTGCGCAACTCGCGGTTTGTTATGCGGCTTCCGCAAAGGGCAAAATAATCGTTTAGTGCTGGAAGGTAAGCCGCTTTAGAAGAATGGGAGCAGCTTGTGCAAAACCACTTTCCGTAAAACCTTGTCATCGGTAAGTGATTGCAGTTTGGACAGTGCACACCGTTTAGAATTTCATTGGGCGAAATTTCATAGAGCGAGAGAATGTCAGGGGTAAAAGGACTGTGGGCTTTGAGTAGCTGACGGGAAATTCTATTCATCTCTTTTTGGGGAATTTCTTTTGTATATTGGC
This genomic stretch from Fictibacillus marinisediminis harbors:
- a CDS encoding DeoR/GlpR family DNA-binding transcription regulator; amino-acid sequence: MFVPERRKAILDRLNESQRVSIKELAQEIQVSEATLRTDLTRMEEEGLLKRTHGGAVLAESNDNETSFSIREKKNKTEKSVIAKEAAALIENGQCIMLDASSTALELARVLKEKQIRLTVVTSGINTALELNEHPDITVILLGGIVKRGSHSLEGTLGVNILSQINIDLLFTSANGFSIESGLTDFSVYEVELKKAMVKASKKVVALLDHSKLHKNSIASFAALDDLDIIITDSSDAESDKSALEQHGVELITVETE
- a CDS encoding SDR family NAD(P)-dependent oxidoreductase codes for the protein MDYQQLFSLKGKTALVTGGGRGLGKAMAEALAQAGANVVIADMDEGTAKQSAEELKAHQVKTLGLKLDVTLEDEVKSCINEIVSDFGAIDILVNNAGICQKITVEEQSLEDWKKTMDVNVNGVFLLSKYAGKVMKENGGGSVINVASMSSFIANTEAQCAYNASKAAVAMMTKCLASEWAPYNIRVNAIAPGYMKTEMTKPIFAPGGELAHVLDLVPMKRLGEPHELGGLAIYLASDASTFATGSTFIVDGGYTIW
- a CDS encoding MDR/zinc-dependent alcohol dehydrogenase-like family protein, producing the protein MKTVAEQETKNVSIPKTMKAVVAYAPGDYRFETVPVPEIGEGEILVKVEACGICAGDLKAFDGAPSFWGDEKQPAYIKAPMIPGHEFIGHVVGLGEGVTGFELGERVISEQIVPCWDCRFCNRGQYWMCEKHDLYGFQNNVNGAMAEYMKFTKEAINYKVPEDLPIEKAILIEPYACSFHAVQRAQIQLGDVVVLAGAGTLGLGMIGAIKKSGPGKLIVLDLFEERLELAKKFGADMVLNPAKDDVDAIVKELTDGYGCDIYIEATGAQKSVEQGLTMIRKLGRFVEFSVFKEPVTVDWSIISDRKELDVLGSHLGPYCYEHVIKGISNGDLPTDGVVTHTLPLEEFEKGFQLVKNGAESLKVVLDPNL